ATACGGACTTTCTGAAAATTCCAACAATAAAGGAAACTTGATTCACCATAAACTGCTGCGGCAGTGCAAGTTTACTCAATGGCCACAAGTTTTGAGGTGGCAGTTCTTTACTGATTACCGGTCGGGAGCAGAGTAGAAATGACAGAGGAAGCTGGCAATTTTAGTCAATTGGAGGAGGAGCAACCCAACGACAATTACAAAGTCGCGGCTAAGAAGACGGTCGACGAGTACAAGAATTTGGACGCGGAGGATGAGTCACTAGCCAAGTGGAAGGAATCTTTAGGCTTGCGATCAGACGTATTACCTCTGGAGTTTCCTGGTGACAAAAGACGGGTCGTTGTGCAAAAGATACAGCTGTTGGTGGATACTGAACCGGAACCAATTAGTTTTGACTTAACTAACGAAACAACTATCAAAGAACTAGCCTCGAAACGTCATaaggtgaaagaaaaatcaactTACAAATTGCGCATTACTTTTAAAGTGCAACATGAAATTATTACTGGCTTAAGGTATGTCCAGTACATTAAAAAGGCTGGCATTGCAGTTGATAAGATCGATGACCACCTGGGCTCCTATGCGCCAAGCACAAAATCCAAACCCTTTTATGAGGTTGAACTTCCAGAAAGTGAAGCTCCTAGCGGGTTTATTGCCAGGGGTAATTATAGCGCTGTGTCCAAGTTCATCGATGATGACAAGACTACCCATCTTACATTGAATTGGGGTGTCGAAATTACAAAGAGATGATACTCTGGAGGATTAGATATACCGCGTGTTTCCTTTTACCCttttaattttttatttctatgATCCCGTCCCTAAATAACTATATATGCATAAACATTTTTGTTCACAGTTTCTAGAGAGAAAGTTCTTTCAGTTCATTTGATACTGTACTTACGTCTGTCTGATGTGGTGGAGaattctcttcaatttccaCCGCTGATGAGACAGCTAGATTAGTGAATGATTCTCTACTTTTCAAACTTGAAACGCTAGACCTCGATGTATTTGCCGGTTTGAAATGTGAAACTAAATCGGGATGACTTGTAGCGTTAAGATCATTTGGCGAATAAGGTGGCATGCACATTCCATAATGCATTGGAGCAGTTGGGTATCCTGTGGATTGGTTATAGGGAAATGGCATTTGATTTGGGCTTAAATATGTCATATATGCCGGTGGAAAGGtctgttttgaatttatctgAGCACTGGGCCCTGGTGGATAGATTGGCATCGGTATTGGGTACATGCCGGGATTTGCGTTAGCCattggtggtggtggatACATCATATAGGGTTGCGCAATCATATAGGGGGGGATACCGCTATTCTTCGAAGGTTTCACATGGTAGCCGAAAGATGACCTTCTTCCACTGCCGTGATTATTCCTATTATCGTAGTTATTATTTGACCTCTTTCTTCTATTGTATCGCAATTGTGGAGGTGGCTGATTCTCGATGTGGTTTAATCTATATCTTGAAGTCTCAAATTGATGCGGTTGTGGTGAGTTGCTATCTGGATTGCCATCTAATGAATCAGTGTGTTCATTGCCCTTCGGTGTATCGAATATTTcatgttttctttgttcatACTCCCATTCTCTTTCGATCCTTTTTTGCTCGAGGGTTGCTTCTGATAGAGATGAATCTTCCTGAGTAAGCTCGTCAGTTTGCTCCTCTGGACTACTATCCGTAAGCAACTTTTTAATATCATCTGCCCTTTCACGTCTTCTCAAAATCTTATATTTTTTACTATTTTTATTCTTGCCCTCCTCGTTTGAAAGATCTTCATAAGACGTGGAGTCCTGATTAGAAGGCGGTCTGAATTGTATCTCACCTGATACTAGGGGAGGCAATTCTGTAAGAGCGGCTTTCTCATTGATTTGACAAACCCATGCCCTTTGAATACGATGACACAATTATCATGAGACCTAGCTAAAGCGTGCTTCACATTATGATATTCAGCAATTTGATGGGATAACAACCTGAAATAAGAGTTCATTGGAGCTAGCTCACAGGAATCTGCATTTGAATCAATAAATGATAgtattgaattttctaaTGCTATAACGAATTGACGATCATTAGGTTTGTGAAACAACGCAGTGAGCATTGCTGCAGTGAGACCATACCCATTTTGATCGGGCTCTTCACCGCCTGCATCCTAAAATAAAATGCCCGTAAGAACACACAGGCAATAGAATTGTTAGTAAAAAGGGATGCATAATCATACAAGCGAAAGAATGTGGAATTCGACAATTATCGAAGCTTCAATAGCCATCACTATCCCACACGCAATGAGTAAATTCCTTTATCATACTAATTTTAGCGTCATTATAATTGATGAGCAACTTTTTTAAAACTGTGATTGAACCGATGCAAATCTATAATTTCTGGCATACAGTAACTGAGCACTCAACTATCTGTCTCTCCTATTGGCACTCCTCAACAGCACTCAATATATCGTTAGATCCTTCCGCGGTACAATCACAGGGCAAAAGTTTGCCAGTAGTTATCGGACTCCTCAAAACCTTGATTGGCTTCTTGATTTATTAGGTGATCCTCTATATACTATTTTATTCTCTGCCTCTATCAAATATACTCTCAAGCTGTCGCACTTCCGACGGAGGATCTTTTCTCCTGGCGGTATCAGTTCGAAATTTGGGGGTGGCAATAGGATTTGAAGACTTGAAGCATTGAAGAATACTAGCGTGTTCAGGTAAGTCTAGTTGTCTTTCAAGGTATACTTGAGGAGTATAAATCTGGCTGTACCAATTAGCCGACTTCTTATAACCGTTTTCTGTTTCTCCATAACATTTTTGGATAGCATACGGACAATCGACAGATGCCACTAATCGAGCAAATCTTTTGTGTCACTACCGGCCAATCTGGAGGCGAGGGCTACGATGTGGTTCACTCCGAGGAACTCGATAAAGATGTACTGAGCGTAGAGGATGTGGACACTTTGCTACTGTGCCAATTAACTGAAAATGAGAATCTGACAGAACCATTTGCTTATCTAAATGCGTGCTTCAAAAGATGCCAGCAACAGAAGAGAGTTAATAAAGGACAACTCTCAGATTCTCTACAAGCTACGTTCCAAGAGGTTGACAGGTTAGTGATTGGGTATGGGCTGGTTGCGTTTCAAATAGAAAACTTCTGCATACATGGTAATATAATCAATTATATTAGGCAAATAGTAAAAAATGTGGACATTTACTCGGATTTCATATCACAGTTGATTCAACGAGCCAATCTGGAAGGAACCTTGCCTGATTTCGTGGAAAGTTTCTTCCCAAATCTAGTGAAATATCTCACGAAGGAATTACagtattttgatttgaatgattcGCAGACATACAACGCGGTTTTGACGATTTATGAGATTTTCTTATCATATAAATGTGTGGCATCGACTTtcaccaaaatttcttctttttttgccaaGTTCGATTGTAAACCAagtgaatttgaaaagaccACACTTTTGGGTCCAATTTTAACATTATCCCCACTTAATCCAAATGTTGCTCTTCGAAACTATGGTGAAAATTTAGAGCGTACTCCGCAACAAAAGAAAGTCATTCATGAATCCCTACAGGCTGAACATAAGGTCATTGTGGACAGATTGTTTTTCATTGTGGACAGGCTTCTACGAGGATCTCTTGAATCGCGCAATGATTTATTGAGCTATTTTGCTCAAATTGTTAACAAAAACCACCTAAGAAGGGGTGATCACGCCAATCAGAGTAAATTGGCATCAAATGCATTTATGACAAATATTTCAGTCATattgatcaaattttcCCAGCCTTTTTTGGACGTTTCTTACAAGAAACTTGATAAGATTGATGTAAATTATTTTAATAatctaaattttttcattgatttaTCAGGGGAAACAAGAATTAACtctgattttgaagaggcGGATGAGTTCTACGAtaaaaacagaaaaagtGACGATTGTAAACCCAATTTTATTTCggattgtttttttttatcatttacATACTTGCATTATGGTATTGGCGGTACTTTGCTATACGATGAAAAGATCACTCCTCAAATCAAAAGGatcaaacaagaaattgaCAGAATCAAAGGTATATCGCAATCACAAGAACTGTTCGCATCATTTGCTTCAATGCGAATTCAACAGATGGAAAAATCTTTAAAAATAACTCAAGGTATTAAAGATGCAATTCAaggatttttttcaaataaatcCTTGCAGTTGGAAgtatttgattttatttGTGGGGCTTCAACATTTCTGATCAGAGTGATCGATCCTGAACACCAATACCCATTCCAGCCTATTAATTTACCATTGATACCAGATCAAGTTGGTGTGGAAAACGTTGATAATGCTGATTATTTGAGAGCGCATGCTCCTATTCCGTTCAAATATTATCCAGAGTATATCGTAGAGGGACCAGTCAACTATTCGGTGTACATTTCTCAATATACTTCATCGCCTGTGTTCAGAAACCCACGGTTACAGTCTTttgttgaattttcaacTATGATTTTACGTTGTCCTGAATTGGTCTCTAATCCGCATTTAAAAGGTAAACTGGTTCAGTTGATGAGTATTGGTGCCATGCCTTTAGCTGATGACTCTCCGGGCTTCATGATGgatatttttgagaatAATGAATTGGTAAGAAATAATTTACTGTATGCATTCTTGGATTTTTATGTGATTGTGGAAAAAACGGGTTCATCCTCACAATTTtatgataaattcaatagCAGATATAGCATTTCAATCGTTTTGGAACAGCTATATCATAGAATACCTCTTTATCGTGAGCAGCTGGTTTGgcaatcaaaaaataattcagatttttttgttcgATTCGTTGCACGTATGCTAAATGATTTGACATTTTTGCTTGATGAAGGTTTAAGCAATTTGGCAGAAGTTCATAATATTCAAATTGAGTTAGAGAATAGATCTCGAGGTCTAACTCAGGTtagagaagaagatgagaaagaATTACGTTCGAAATTGGCATCCGCAGAAAGACAAGCAAAATCTTCTATAGGGTTAGCTGATAAATCCATTACACTATTTGAACTATACACGAGGGATATACCTGGGGCATTCGTAACACcagaaattgttgatagaTTAGCCGGTATGCTAGATCATAATTTAGAATCACTAGTTGGTAAAAAATGTGGTGAATTGAAAGTAAGAGATCCTCAACAATATTCGTTCAACCCAAAAGAGTTACTGAGATCTCTGACTACTGTTTATATCCATTTGTCAGATGAGCATGAATTTATCGCGGCCGTTGCACGAGATGGGAGATCATTTAGAAAAGAGTTGTTTGAACGTGCAGTTCATATATTAGCAAGAAAGACTGGATTGGTGTCGGATGTGTTCTGTCACAagttattgaaatttgcaGAAAATGCAGAACAGGAAAGACTATTagaagaggaggaagattCCAGCTATGGAGATGTTCCTGAAGAATTTCTGGATCCATTAATGTATACCATAATGAAAGATCCTGTGACGTTGCCTACATCTAAAGTTAACATTGATAGAAGTACAATAAAGGCACATTTGTTAAGTGATTCCACAGATCCTTTTAATAGAATGCCTTTAAAATTGGAGCAAGTCATTCCCAATGAGACGCTAAAGCAAAGGATAATAGATtataaaagagaaaagaaaactgcCAAATAGATAATTTTTATACGAAACAATACGGACTATAAgttatcattatcaaattgTTTCGTATTCTCCTCTTAGTTTTTTAcgaaaaatttgttgatcAGTTAGTTTTAAAACtaaaaatacaaaagaTTATATACCAGAATTAAGCTTTGATAGCATATTTTCTTTGTGGAAAAGCAATttgcttctttctttgctttTCAGTGATTCTTGTGGCTTCAAATTTGGTCAAAGCTCTTCTCAAAGCTCTGGTCTTCTTAGCTCTCAAGTCCTTTGGTTGATATTTCTTACCTTGGTATAATTGTCTGACAGCTTCTCTTTGTTGTTGGGTCAAGACAGTCAAGACACGGGCAATGTCCTTTCTGACGGTTTTAATCTTTGGCAAAGATGGTTTagacaatttttgaactttaAGTTCAGCcaattcctttttcaaGTCAACCAATTGGTTTTCCAATTGCTCCTTGGATTTGGTTCTTAGTTCGTAAGCTTTGACACCGGCCTGTAATTAAATAAGATTGCATGTTAGTATAAGCTGTTCTCAAGTTTTCGTACTTCAGTCGTTCAACAATCGTTCAACAGCACAGTTTCGACTATTCCGTGAAAAGAATCAAGCGTCTCACCCACAGAGTACGACTACAACTCGGTCTCCACTTCAATCAGACCACCGAATTCATCTTGGATACCCTCCCGTGGTCTTCTCCTGGTATGCCTTCTTCTGATGCCTCATACTATATCGCTCGGTGTGTCATATCGTTACATCATATCGTTGTATCGTATTTCAACGTTCAAAATCCCATTCGCTTCCAACTGGCTCATTTCTTGGTGTCCTCGATCCTAACCACGTTGCTTACGCTGTCTACGCCGTCCGTACTGTCCACAATGTTCACGCTGCTCCTCCTATATGTGCTTTCTCAACATACCATTTCGATTAATCTGTCTTACTTTACCTTATCTTTGAGGTGACAGACACAACACTGGACTTCAaattatatttcaataataCTACCAATCACCAACAATTACACGCATTCACTATCCTCAGCAGCCCCCATCCCATCGTTCTTGGTTGGAAAATTGGCATGTCGCTGCAGTCGTGCACTGAGATCCTAACCGATCCTCTGTCTGTGAAGCTTTGCGACATTTCGCCCTGCCATGCAGaaagatggaaaaaaagaatttttcatttttttaaaacgCATTGAGGCAGCCTTGGAGTGGTGTTTGGGTGGTATGAAATA
This Zygotorulaspora mrakii chromosome 5, complete sequence DNA region includes the following protein-coding sequences:
- the UFD2 gene encoding ubiquitin-ubiquitin ligase UFD2 (similar to Saccharomyces cerevisiae UFD2 (YDL190C); ancestral locus Anc_7.305), which codes for MPLIEQIFCVTTGQSGGEGYDVVHSEELDKDVLSVEDVDTLLLCQLTENENLTEPFAYLNACFKRCQQQKRVNKGQLSDSLQATFQEVDRLVIGYGLVAFQIENFCIHGNIINYIRQIVKNVDIYSDFISQLIQRANLEGTLPDFVESFFPNLVKYLTKELQYFDLNDSQTYNAVLTIYEIFLSYKCVASTFTKISSFFAKFDCKPSEFEKTTLLGPILTLSPLNPNVALRNYGENLERTPQQKKVIHESLQAEHKVIVDRLFFIVDRLLRGSLESRNDLLSYFAQIVNKNHLRRGDHANQSKLASNAFMTNISVILIKFSQPFLDVSYKKLDKIDVNYFNNLNFFIDLSGETRINSDFEEADEFYDKNRKSDDCKPNFISDCFFLSFTYLHYGIGGTLLYDEKITPQIKRIKQEIDRIKGISQSQELFASFASMRIQQMEKSLKITQGIKDAIQGFFSNKSLQLEVFDFICGASTFLIRVIDPEHQYPFQPINLPLIPDQVGVENVDNADYLRAHAPIPFKYYPEYIVEGPVNYSVYISQYTSSPVFRNPRLQSFVEFSTMILRCPELVSNPHLKGKLVQLMSIGAMPLADDSPGFMMDIFENNELVRNNLLYAFLDFYVIVEKTGSSSQFYDKFNSRYSISIVLEQLYHRIPLYREQLVWQSKNNSDFFVRFVARMLNDLTFLLDEGLSNLAEVHNIQIELENRSRGLTQVREEDEKELRSKLASAERQAKSSIGLADKSITLFELYTRDIPGAFVTPEIVDRLAGMLDHNLESLVGKKCGELKVRDPQQYSFNPKELLRSLTTVYIHLSDEHEFIAAVARDGRSFRKELFERAVHILARKTGLVSDVFCHKLLKFAENAEQERLLEEEEDSSYGDVPEEFLDPLMYTIMKDPVTLPTSKVNIDRSTIKAHLLSDSTDPFNRMPLKLEQVIPNETLKQRIIDYKREKKTAK
- a CDS encoding 60S ribosomal protein uL29 (similar to Saccharomyces cerevisiae RPL35A (YDL191W) and RPL35B (YDL136W); ancestral locus Anc_7.306) → MAGVKAYELRTKSKEQLENQLVDLKKELAELKVQKLSKPSLPKIKTVRKDIARVLTVLTQQQREAVRQLYQGKKYQPKDLRAKKTRALRRALTKFEATRITEKQRKKQIAFPQRKYAIKA
- a CDS encoding uncharacterized protein (similar to Saccharomyces cerevisiae RBS1 (YDL189W); ancestral locus Anc_7.304); translation: MLTALFHKPNDRQFVIALENSILSFIDSNADSCELAPMNSYFRLLSHQIAEYHNVKHALARSHDNCVIVFKGHGFVKSMRKPLLQNCLP
- the RDI1 gene encoding Rdi1p (similar to Saccharomyces cerevisiae RDI1 (YDL135C); ancestral locus Anc_7.303), producing MTEEAGNFSQLEEEQPNDNYKVAAKKTVDEYKNLDAEDESLAKWKESLGLRSDVLPLEFPGDKRRVVVQKIQLLVDTEPEPISFDLTNETTIKELASKRHKVKEKSTYKLRITFKVQHEIITGLRYVQYIKKAGIAVDKIDDHLGSYAPSTKSKPFYEVELPESEAPSGFIARGNYSAVSKFIDDDKTTHLTLNWGVEITKR